Proteins encoded in a region of the Flammeovirga yaeyamensis genome:
- the bioC gene encoding malonyl-ACP O-methyltransferase BioC: protein MLMIPLDKSQVQHRFGKNVESYVHEASIQKEICKELYYEIITHEITFNKAFEIGCGCGFLTDLLIDHVRQYEVNDLHRNCTHQLLDKHDHLKFREGDAESISFPSELNLICSASALQWMTDLDVLIEKVNQSLLPDGYFMFSTFGPDNFKQIKEITGNGLEYHELTHWEFLLEKHQFEVIKSWEWKKDLLFDKGTDVLRHIKKTGVNGMSSEKSVWNRNKLLKFNEAYNFYQTSGKVPLTYHPIFIIAKKK, encoded by the coding sequence ATGCTTATGATTCCGTTAGATAAATCTCAAGTACAACATCGATTTGGGAAGAATGTGGAAAGCTATGTTCATGAGGCAAGCATTCAAAAGGAAATTTGTAAAGAATTGTATTACGAAATAATCACTCATGAAATCACTTTCAATAAAGCCTTTGAAATTGGTTGTGGATGTGGTTTCCTCACAGATCTTTTGATTGATCATGTAAGGCAATATGAGGTAAATGATTTACATAGAAATTGTACGCATCAACTTCTTGACAAACATGATCATTTAAAATTTAGAGAAGGAGATGCTGAATCAATTTCTTTTCCTTCTGAATTAAATTTGATCTGTTCAGCTTCGGCTTTGCAATGGATGACAGATTTGGATGTACTTATCGAAAAAGTCAATCAAAGTCTTTTACCTGATGGCTATTTTATGTTCAGCACATTTGGGCCGGATAATTTTAAGCAGATCAAGGAAATTACGGGGAATGGCTTGGAGTATCATGAATTGACACATTGGGAATTTCTATTAGAAAAACATCAATTTGAGGTCATTAAATCGTGGGAATGGAAGAAAGACTTGCTATTTGATAAAGGAACGGATGTCTTAAGACACATCAAAAAGACAGGGGTAAATGGAATGAGTTCTGAAAAAAGTGTTTGGAATAGAAATAAGCTATTAAAATTTAATGAAGCTTATAATTTCTATCAAACTTCAGGTAAAGTTCCTTTAACCTATCACCCTATATTTATCATCGCCAAAAAGAAATAG
- the bioD gene encoding dethiobiotin synthase has translation MEIFVTAIGTDSGKSVVSAILTEALNADYWKPVQAGFPTDTEGVHSILPTQKEKIKEGYLLKHPMSPHAAAELEGITIDLDQIVVPEYKNEILIVEGAGGIMVPLNDKDMVIDIPQKHQMPVILVSNIYLGNINHTLLSINELKRRGLNLMGIVFNGENNEATKSIILKHADCPELFHLPQLESVNKETVQEVANNVKENLIKNITHYHE, from the coding sequence ATGGAAATATTTGTTACTGCCATAGGCACAGACAGTGGAAAATCGGTAGTTTCCGCCATATTAACTGAAGCATTAAATGCCGATTATTGGAAGCCTGTACAAGCGGGGTTTCCCACAGATACAGAAGGTGTTCATAGTATATTGCCAACTCAAAAAGAAAAAATTAAAGAAGGGTATTTATTAAAACATCCTATGTCGCCTCATGCAGCTGCTGAATTAGAAGGAATTACTATTGATTTAGATCAAATAGTTGTTCCGGAGTATAAAAATGAGATACTCATTGTGGAAGGTGCTGGTGGAATTATGGTGCCACTTAACGATAAAGATATGGTGATTGATATCCCACAGAAACATCAAATGCCCGTTATTTTGGTGAGTAATATTTATTTGGGGAACATCAATCACACATTATTATCCATTAATGAATTGAAAAGAAGAGGGTTGAATTTGATGGGAATTGTCTTTAATGGAGAAAATAACGAAGCCACAAAATCCATTATTTTGAAACATGCTGATTGTCCTGAATTATTTCATTTACCTCAATTAGAGAGTGTAAATAAAGAAACTGTTCAGGAAGTGGCGAATAATGTCAAAGAAAACCTAATAAAAAACATCACTCATTATCATGAATAA
- the bioA gene encoding adenosylmethionine--8-amino-7-oxononanoate transaminase, with protein sequence MNKSLLEKDKEFIWHPFTAQTLTPPPLPVTSAKGSLLTLEDGREIIDAIASWWVNIHGHGNEELAEVIKQQVLDLDHIIFAGFAHQPSVALAEKLQPLLPGNLHRFFFSDNGSTATEVALKMAIQYFWNKGDTKRKKVIALEGAYHGDTFGALSMAARTPFSAPFDDYLFDVLYLPFPTEENEKEVYELMEEYCASEEVCAFIFEPLVQGASGMRMYSAKTLDHLIGIAQSFGTLCIADEVMTGFYRTGKLFATNYLTDHAPDILCCSKALTAGILPMGLTICTQEIYSAYLVDDMMKTFFHGHSFTGNPITCALALKSLEMLIGDERQEQIKTLCNSQKMMAEKLTALPYFSNVRVTGSILALDYINEAETSYFNSIRNELYNWALSNNILLRPLGNTLYILTNYTIKTEELEKVYQLVSQLGTLGLKKCLELQTEEE encoded by the coding sequence ATGAATAAATCATTATTAGAAAAGGATAAAGAATTCATTTGGCATCCTTTTACTGCACAAACACTCACCCCTCCACCTTTGCCTGTGACATCGGCAAAAGGTTCCTTGCTTACTTTGGAAGATGGAAGAGAAATTATTGATGCTATTGCTTCATGGTGGGTCAATATTCATGGGCATGGTAATGAAGAATTGGCTGAGGTCATCAAGCAGCAAGTTTTGGATTTGGACCATATTATCTTTGCGGGCTTTGCACATCAACCCTCAGTAGCTTTGGCAGAAAAACTTCAGCCGCTATTACCAGGAAATTTACATCGTTTCTTCTTTTCTGATAATGGGTCTACAGCCACTGAAGTTGCTTTAAAAATGGCTATCCAATATTTTTGGAATAAAGGAGATACCAAAAGAAAAAAAGTAATTGCATTAGAAGGTGCTTATCATGGAGATACATTTGGAGCATTATCTATGGCGGCACGCACCCCTTTCTCTGCTCCATTCGACGATTACTTGTTTGATGTTTTGTACTTGCCTTTTCCGACTGAGGAAAATGAAAAAGAAGTATATGAATTAATGGAAGAATATTGTGCATCGGAAGAGGTTTGTGCCTTTATTTTTGAGCCATTAGTACAAGGTGCAAGTGGAATGAGAATGTACTCTGCGAAAACACTCGATCACTTAATTGGTATTGCTCAAAGCTTTGGTACATTATGTATTGCCGATGAAGTAATGACAGGATTTTACCGAACTGGGAAGTTATTTGCCACCAATTATCTAACTGATCATGCCCCTGATATTTTATGTTGTTCAAAGGCGTTGACGGCAGGTATTTTACCAATGGGTTTAACCATTTGTACTCAAGAAATCTATAGTGCTTATCTCGTAGATGACATGATGAAAACATTTTTTCATGGACACTCATTTACCGGAAATCCGATTACTTGTGCATTAGCGTTAAAGAGTTTAGAAATGCTCATAGGTGATGAAAGACAAGAACAAATAAAAACGCTTTGCAATAGTCAGAAAATGATGGCCGAAAAATTAACTGCACTCCCCTATTTTTCTAATGTTAGGGTGACGGGAAGTATTCTTGCGTTAGATTATATTAATGAGGCTGAAACATCCTATTTTAATTCTATCAGAAACGAGTTATATAATTGGGCTTTATCAAATAATATTTTGCTAAGGCCTTTAGGTAATACATTATATATACTGACAAATTATACCATCAAGACAGAAGAGCTTGAAAAAGTATATCAGTTAGTGTCTCAATTAGGGACTTTGGGGTTAAAAAAATGTCTTGAACTTCAAACTGAAGAAGAATAA
- a CDS encoding BamA/TamA family outer membrane protein, whose protein sequence is MKLRKIKKTLFFILLLSLSVQVVSAQSTTALTDSTAQENIKKEKKKKNLRFSVLGGPGYTPDYGFLLGVSMLFTFKIDTTDPDLNRSVVPIAGAWLSSGGFNLIAKPQLFFKDDKIRYFGQVQYRNNYDNYYGVGFDTNQNIPRSDSTTQFFQNSIVNFGSVLFRLGESDFFLGPSFEVTYRNLSEISPLMATDPVYIEQGGKPEGMDFFNIGLGFEVSYDTRDIPANAWSGVFFDINARYYDTWLGSDSQWGFISAEYRQYKLLPFMGERRVLAWTAKIRSSYGDVPFTDMSLIGSPFDLRGYYLGQYRDKTSAFMMAEYRHMINSKSKLLSRLGFAAWGGVGMVGPDLWNPGGVLPNFGAGLRVEVQPRMNFRVDLGRDPLAGQNLIYFNMTEAF, encoded by the coding sequence ATGAAACTAAGAAAAATAAAAAAGACCTTATTTTTTATTCTACTATTATCCTTATCAGTTCAGGTTGTGTCTGCACAAAGTACTACTGCATTAACTGATTCCACAGCTCAAGAGAACATCAAAAAGGAGAAAAAGAAAAAAAATCTCCGTTTTAGTGTTTTAGGTGGACCAGGGTATACTCCAGATTACGGATTCCTTTTAGGGGTAAGTATGTTATTCACTTTTAAGATCGATACAACAGATCCTGATTTAAATAGGTCTGTCGTGCCCATTGCTGGTGCATGGCTTTCTTCTGGTGGATTTAACTTAATTGCTAAACCTCAGCTATTTTTCAAAGACGATAAAATTCGATATTTCGGACAAGTACAATACAGAAATAACTATGATAATTATTATGGTGTAGGTTTCGACACCAATCAAAATATTCCAAGAAGTGATTCCACCACACAGTTCTTCCAAAACTCCATAGTGAACTTTGGTTCGGTACTTTTCAGACTGGGTGAATCTGATTTTTTCTTGGGACCTTCCTTCGAAGTTACCTATAGAAATTTAAGTGAAATTTCTCCGTTGATGGCCACAGACCCTGTTTATATTGAACAAGGTGGTAAACCTGAAGGAATGGACTTTTTTAATATCGGTTTAGGATTTGAAGTCTCATACGATACAAGAGACATTCCTGCCAATGCATGGAGTGGAGTTTTCTTCGATATCAATGCTAGATATTATGATACATGGCTAGGTTCAGATAGTCAATGGGGATTTATTAGTGCCGAATACCGACAATACAAATTACTCCCTTTTATGGGGGAAAGAAGAGTATTAGCATGGACTGCCAAAATAAGGTCTTCCTATGGAGATGTTCCCTTTACCGATATGTCACTTATAGGGTCTCCTTTTGATTTAAGAGGTTACTATCTAGGTCAATATAGAGATAAAACTTCTGCATTTATGATGGCGGAATATAGACATATGATTAACTCTAAATCTAAATTACTGTCTAGGTTAGGCTTTGCTGCTTGGGGTGGTGTAGGTATGGTTGGTCCTGATTTATGGAACCCTGGAGGAGTATTACCTAACTTTGGGGCCGGTTTAAGAGTAGAGGTACAACCTAGAATGAACTTTAGAGTCGATTTAGGTCGAGATCCTTTAGCTGGACAGAATTTGATTTACTTTAATATGACGGAAGCGTTTTAG